One genomic segment of Pagrus major chromosome 13, Pma_NU_1.0 includes these proteins:
- the alox5ap gene encoding arachidonate 5-lipoxygenase-activating protein: MYTAVVESIYLLVIVTLISVLQNAFFALKVEKECNNQNAKASAIERVSCANRNCMDAYATFLAVMWCAGLCLSQAPAAFAGILYLVVRQKYFVGYMGQTSQSTPGYLFGKRILFFLLLMCVVGIFNYLLTRYYGSDYKEYVETITGAASALLLLP, translated from the exons ATGTACACCGCAGTGGTGGAAAGCATCTACCTGCTGGTCATCGTCACCCTCATCAGCGTACTTCAGAACG CATTCTTTGCCCTGAAAGTAGAGAAGGAATGCAACAATCAAAATGCCAAAGCATCGGCTATTGAAAGGGTTTCTTGTGCCAA TCGTAACTGCATGGACGCCTATGCCACTTTCCTGGCAGTGATGTGGTGCGCCGGTCTGTGCCTCAGTCAAG CTCCCGCCGCCTTTGCTGGGATCCTCTATCTTGTCGTCAGGCAGAAGTACTTTGTTGGGTACATGGGACAAACCTCTCAAAg CACCCCCGGCTACCTGTTTGGAAAACgcatcctcttcttcctgctcctgaTGTGTGTTGTGGGCATCTTCAACTACCTGCTGACACGCTACTATGGCAGCGACTATAAGGAATACGTAGAAACCATCACCGGCGCTGCATctgctcttctccttctcccttaa